From a single Xiphophorus maculatus strain JP 163 A chromosome 5, X_maculatus-5.0-male, whole genome shotgun sequence genomic region:
- the LOC102236096 gene encoding neuronal-specific septin-3-like, which produces MSDIVPPEVRPKPAVPAKPPNVGTPSPSSPFPPQGPVVGAGGIVAPPPSAIPVPIGSHGPSHPVGHNVGHNVGHSVGHSSGHPGGHAPAHSAGHGHGGSHSSGGGSTLLGYIGIDTIIEQMRKKTMKTGFDFNIMVVGPSGLGKSTLVNTLFKSQVSRKSAGWSRDEKIPKTVEIKSVSHVIEEGGVKMKLTVVDTPGFGDQINNDNCWEPISKYINEQFEKFLKEEVNITRKKRIPDTRVHCCLYFIPPTGHSLRQLDVEFMKRLSHSVNIIPVIAKSDTMTVEERQEFKQRVRKELEMNGIEFYPQKEFDDDIEDKSDNDKIREMMPFAVVGSDKEYQVNGKRVLGRKTAWGIIEVENPNHCEFAQLRDFLIRSHLQDLKEVTHNIHYETYRAKRLNDNGGLHPITSNDTQESNL; this is translated from the exons ATGTCAGACATAGTTCCACCAGAGGTTAGACCCAAGCCTGCTGTCCCTGCCAAGCCCCCAAATGTGGGCACTCCTTCCCCTTCTAGTCCCTTCCCACCCCAGGGCCCAGTTGTGGGAGCTGGTGGCATTGTTGCGCCCCCTCCAAGCGCTATTCCGGTTCCCATTGGAAGTCACGGTCCCAGCCACCCTGTCGGTCACAACGTGGGTCACAATGTGGGCCACAGTGTGGGCCACAGCAGTGGTCATCCTGGGGGTCATGCTCCAGCTCACAGTGCGGGTCATGGTCACGGAGGCTCCCACAGCTCCGGAGGGGGCTCCACCCTGCTTGGCTACATTGGTATTGACACCATCATTGAGCAGATGAGAAAGAAGACCATGAAGACTGGCTTTGACTTCAACATCATGGTTGTTG GTCCCAGCGGCCTTGGAAAGTCAACTCTGGTGAACACCTTGTTCAAGTCCCAGGTGAGCAGGAAGAGTGCAGGATGGTCACGTGACGAAAAGATCCCCAAAACTGTAGAGATCAAGTCAGTGTCTCATG TGATTGAAGAGGGTGGAGTTAAGATGAAGCTGACGGTTGTTGACACTCCCGGCTTTGGAGATCAAATAAACAATGACAACTG CTGGGAACCCATTTCTAAGTACATCAATGAGCAGTTTGAGAAGTTCTTGAAAGAAGAGGTGAACATCACTAGAAAGAAGCGAATTCCCGACACCAGAGTGCACTGCTGCCTCTACTTTATTCCCCCAACTGGACACTC TCTTCGACAACTGGATGTCGAGTTCATGAAGCGCCTGAGTCACTCTGTGAACATCATTCCAGTGATCGCAAAGTCTGACACAATGACTGTCGAGGAGAGACAAGAGTTCAAACAGCGC gttagGAAGGAGCTAGAAATGAACGGGATTGAGTTTTACCCACAGAAAGAGTTTGATGATGACATAGAGGACAAGAGTGACAACGACAAGATCAGG GAAATGATGCCCTTTGCTGTGGTGGGAAGTGATAAAGAATACCAAGTGAACGGGAAGCGAGTCCTGGGGAGGAAGACGGCGTGGGGAATCATAGAAG TTGAAAATCCAAACCATTGTGAGTTTGCTCAGCTGAGAGATTTCCTGATCAG GTCCCACCTCCAGGATTTGAAGGAGGTCACTCACAACATTCACTATGAGACGTACCGTGCCAAGAGATTGAACGACAACGGAGGTCTGCACCCCATCACTTCAAATGACACCCAGGAAAGCAACCTGTAG